GCGGGCTCAGACGAGGCTGGACGATCGACGGCGAGCGGGCCCGTCCCGTCGCCGCCGGCGTGTGGGTGGAGGCCGAAGGGGTGTCGGGACCGGTCCGGGCGACGCCCCCGATGGGGTGGACCCGGATCGTCCTCGCGGTCCAGGCCCTCGCGTTCGCCGTGGTGGCGGGGGCGTGGGTCCTGTCGCTGTACCTGGCCGGCCCCGGGACCGGACCGGTCCCCATACGTCGGCTGGAGCTGAGGCTGCTGTCCCTGCGCAGCGGTCTCGCCCTCGTGCCCGTCCTCGCCGCCGCCGGGGCCGGCGTCGTCGCATGGTCCGGGCTCGCCGCCGCCGTGCCCGACCAGTTCCTCTCGACCGCGTGGTTCTGTCCGCCGGCCGCACGCGGCGCGACCCAGCAGCTGGCCATCGTGAACCCAGGGTCGGGACCGGCTCGTTTCCTCGTCCGTCCGGCCCTCGCCGCTCCTGCGACGGAGAGCGCCGTCCTGCCCGCGGGGGCGAGGCGGACGATCGACCTCGACCCGCCCCAGGGGGCCGTCGTCGAGGCGTACGGCCGCGATCTCGCCGTCGCGACCGTGGCCGTCGACGGAGCGCGCAGCGCGACGACCGTCTGCGCGAGCGACGTGGAGCGCACGGTGGTCTTCGCGGAGGGCGGACGGGGAGCCACCCGGGCCCGGGAGAGGCTGACCGAGACGTACGTCCTCTACAACCCGTTCCCCGAGCCGGCTCGCGCGGCGGTCCGGTTCTACACCCCAGACGAGACGATCTCGCCGCCGGCGCTGCAGGACGTGACCGTCGAGCCCGGAGGGACGGCCACCGTGGACCCCGAGACCCAGCTCGAGCCCCAGAACGACCTGAGCGTGGAGGTCACGGTCTGGCAGGGGAGGGCTCTCGTCTCCCGGCGCCTCTCTACGCCCATCGAGGTGAACTGGTCGCTGGGCACGATCCCCAGCCCGTCCGGCGCCTTTCCGCGCGTATCGACCCTCGAGGCGTCATCGCAGATCGTCGTGGTCAACCCGCGCGACCGAGCAGGCGAGGTGGTGCTCACGCTCGTCGGGGAGCAGGGGTCCCTGCCGCGCGCGACCTTCGAGGTCGAACCCAGGAGCCGGACGACCTACGACCTGGCCGGCCCAGCTCCCGACCACGAGCAGCTGCTCGTCCAGGTGAGGGCCGCCCCGCCCATGGCCATGGAAGCGGTCGTGGTGCCGCAGCAGAGGACCGACCGGTCCATCCTCGCGCTCCAGCAGCCCCGCGCGGGATGGGTCGTCCCCGCTGCGGAGGGGCGCACCCTGCTGCTCGGCAACCCGGGGACGCGTCCCGTCCGCGTCGCGTTGCGCCGGCTCGGCCCCGGACCCGCTCTCCGCCCCGTCACCGTGCCCCCCGCCCGGATCGTCGCGGTCGACCTCAGGGCCGACCCCGGCCCGTTCGGGGTGGCCCTCGGGGCCTCGGGCGGGCCCGTCACCGCCGCGGTCGTCGGCGGACAGGGGGCCGCCCCGGCCCTTCCCCGCTGACCCGCCGCGCGGCGTTCGACTTGCGCCCCTCTGTACGCTAGGGTTTTCACAAGTTCACTCACGTTCCCGGCCCCGGTTCGATGCGCCTGCTCACACGCCTGATCCACTTCCCGTCGCGACGCTCCGCCCAGATCGCGATCCTCGTCTCCGTGGCGATCGTCGTCGCTGGGGCGACCGCGGCCGTGGGTCTCGACCGACGCCGGTCGGACCAGCTCCTGCCCGACACGCGGATCGGGGGTATCGACGTCGGCGGGCTCAGCGTCACCGACGCGACCGCCGTCCTCACGCGCGCGCTCGAGGACCCCCTCCACCGCGACATCACGGTCCGGGGACCCGGCCTGGACGTCCGGACCACCCCCTGGAAGCTCGGCATGAGGATCGACGTCGCGTCCGCCGTGGAGCAGGCGGCCGAGCAGGCCCGAGAGGGCCACCTCGTGCGCCGCGTGTGGCGACACCTGGCGGGCGGGGGCGACCGCGAGGTCGCACTCGCGCCCACCCTCGACCGGTCGGTGCTCGAGTCGTTCGTCGAGGACGCCGCCGACCGGGTGAGGATCACCGCGGTCGACGCGACCATGAAGACCTCGGACGGTTGGCTCAGGTTCACTCCGTCCAAGTCGGGTCGGGAGCTCGACGTGGAGGCGGCCGCGGAGAGCCTGCGGGAGGCCGTCGCGGGGACGGGCACCGAGGTCTCCCTCAGCACCCGGGTCGTGGAGCCGAAGGTTCCTGCATCGGCCTTCGCCACGGCGATCCTGGTCCGGGCCGGTGAGAACAAGCTCTACCTCTATCGCAACGGCGTCGTCGCCAAGACCTACGATGTCGCGACGGGGTCTCCCCAGCACGCCACCCCGCTCGGGAGGTATGAGATCGTCCGGAAGCGGAAGAACCCCACCTGGGTGAACCCGGGCAGCGACTGGGCGAAGAAGATGCCCGCCTCCATCCGCCCCGGACCGGACAACCCGCTCGGGAGTCGCGCGCTGGACATCAACGCTCCCGGCATCCGGATCCACGGGACCCCGGACGCCCGTTCGATCGGTTTCAGCGTCTCGCACGGTTGCGTGCGCATGCACATGGCGGACGCCGAGGACC
This sequence is a window from Actinomycetota bacterium. Protein-coding genes within it:
- a CDS encoding L,D-transpeptidase/peptidoglycan binding protein, whose protein sequence is MRLLTRLIHFPSRRSAQIAILVSVAIVVAGATAAVGLDRRRSDQLLPDTRIGGIDVGGLSVTDATAVLTRALEDPLHRDITVRGPGLDVRTTPWKLGMRIDVASAVEQAAEQAREGHLVRRVWRHLAGGGDREVALAPTLDRSVLESFVEDAADRVRITAVDATMKTSDGWLRFTPSKSGRELDVEAAAESLREAVAGTGTEVSLSTRVVEPKVPASAFATAILVRAGENKLYLYRNGVVAKTYDVATGSPQHATPLGRYEIVRKRKNPTWVNPGSDWAKKMPASIRPGPDNPLGSRALDINAPGIRIHGTPDARSIGFSVSHGCVRMHMADAED